From a single Solanum dulcamara chromosome 4, daSolDulc1.2, whole genome shotgun sequence genomic region:
- the LOC129884228 gene encoding uncharacterized protein LOC129884228, whose protein sequence is MEAIEKMIGYAKFMKDLITKKRTVSFESAGNLHHYCAIAIRSLMYKKEDPGAFTIPCTIGEFNFSKALCDLGASNNLMPLVVFRQLGLGAHKSTPMGILMAYRTVMFCALKGLESLNHALKRRELNLKNRATHL, encoded by the coding sequence ATGGAGGCAATAGAGAAAATGATTGGATATGCAAAGTTTATGAAGGATCTTATCACAAAGAAGAGAACGGTGAGCTTTGAATCAGCCGGTAACTTGCATCATTATTGTGCAATCGCCATTCGCTCACTTATGTATAAGAAAGAGGACCCTGGAGCATTCACTATACCATGTACCATAGGGGAATTCAACTTTTCTAAGGCATTGTGCGACTTGGGTGCTAGTAATAATTTGATGCCGCTAGTAGTGTTTCGACAACTGGGCTTAGGAGCCCACAAATCGACGCCAATGGGGATATTGATGGCATATCGTACTGTGATGTTTTGTGCACTCAAAGGCCTTGAGTCGCTTAATCACGCACTAAAGAGACGTGAATTAAACTTGAAGAATAGAGCAACCCACCTGTAA